The proteins below come from a single Mya arenaria isolate MELC-2E11 chromosome 6, ASM2691426v1 genomic window:
- the LOC128236627 gene encoding uncharacterized protein LOC128236627 produces MPYYIELNTISLKKNTEHLIKIKGHQEVAYSSTLWKAKNLFATLYGSFPGSNSPILSLYVRPQERSSNGDRSRDLLVGRGGHSTSDSSRPIFSEAKGRCSSTGKPVVEESNYPVQEKCDNNCENDGNIIGKHFPCLHLFCRRCRADPLLTSRCKVCNDEVKDYHALDLTPPMLLNGIESVKKCPFCRENDFRVCNWPCGHCLCGRCANNNFVCKICEKTVRFQYMVDANSFHGNGEQFGDKFNLERNSDMFDRQTGRMKCSQCQKFAVRIVYRNCGHCVCTGCSVDKNGRFCGICKSPVVQLWPKEICLNPMSYN; encoded by the exons atgcCTTATTATATCGAATTAAATActattagtttaaaaaaaaacacggagcatttaatcaaaataaaaggaCACCAAGAGGTTGCATACAG ctcTACTTTGTGGAAAGCGAAGAACTTATTTGCAACACTGTATGGCTCGTTTCCTGGGTCAAACTCACCAATACTGAGTTTATATGTGCGGCCACAAGAACGTTCCTCGAACGGAGATCGAAGCCGTGACCTCTTGGTCGGGAGAGGCGGACACTCTACCTCTGATTCATCCCGACCGATATTTTCTGAAGCTAAAG GGCGATGCTCATCAACCGGCAAGCCTGTTGTTGAAGAATCTAACT ATCCGGTGCAGGAGAAATGCGACAATAATTGTGAAAACGATGGGAACATCATAGGTAAACATTTTCCATGTTTACACCTGTTCTGCAGACGGTGTCGTGCTGATCCACTGCTGACAAGTCGTTGTAAAGTTTGTAACGACGAAGTGAAAGATTATCATGCACTAGATCTTACACCACCAATGCTCTTGAACGGCATAGAAAGTGTCAAAAAATGTCCGTTTTGTAGAGAAAACGATTTTAGAGTCTGTAACTGGCCTTGTGGTCACTGTTTATGTGGCAGATGTGCCAATAATAATTTTGTGTgtaaaatttgtgaaaaaactGTTAGATTTCAATATATGGTTGATGCAAACAGTTTTCATGGAAATGGCGAACAATTTGGAGATAAGTTTAATCTTGAACGTAATTCGGATATGTTTGACCGCCAAACAGGGCGTATGAAATGCTCACAATGTCAAAAGTTTGCAGTTCGAATAGTGTATAGAAATTGTGGTCACTGCGTATGTACAGGCTGCTCAGTTGATAAAAATGGTCGTTTTTGTGGAATTTGCAAAAGCCCCGTAGTGCAGTTGTGGCCCaaagaaatatgtttgaatcCAATGTCTTATAATTAG